The DNA region agagagagagagagagagagagagagagagagagagagagagagagagagagagagagaggtggctgtgtgtgttgaaaagCATCGTCTTCATCTCCATAATAAAGCTGAGGGTGTGGAGGCCTCTCATTACTGAAGCGGGAACAGGTGCTGCCACACTGCtacttagagtgtgtgtgtgtgtgagagagtgtgtgtgtgtgagagagtgtgtgagtcagagagtTAGAGTGAGTGGATTTGCACGATGGAGTGCAGATTATAGACTGCCTGAATCACCAacctgtgtgacacacacacacacacacacacacacactcacacacactcacacactccaaatACGGCTGATCaaatcacacacattctcactggGTTCCCCTCTTCTTTCAGATATCAAAGTCAAAGAGCAATCCATGGAGAATCTCATGAGGTgagtatcagagagagagagagggagagaggcagagagggagagggggagagggggaggggctcCCACACaggctggtgtgtgtttatgttggaTGGTCCTCCACTATCCCAGCATCCTCTGTGGCGTCCAGAGAAACACATTTTATCAACTCAGCCACATAACCCTAGAGAGATGATTTGTGTAGCACATGTCAgcatgttcatacacacacacacacagatgatttAACCTTATAGTAGCATATGTAATCATGgcagcgtcacacacacacacacacacacacacacaccttgtggtGTACTCCATCATTTTTCCTCCTTCGTGAACAGGAGTAACCCACTAAACCCCCATCCTATAAACCTCCACACATAcatctttagtgtgtgtgtgccttgttcCGTCTGGAGTGAGCCCCTAATTCCTCCCAGATTCCCGATGCCGGTCAGGTCACTGGCTTGCTGGGAGATGgggtaaatacacacactctatgATTTTGGTCAGAGCGGAATGTTTGAGCGTTGACATGGAGGACGTGTAGAACGAGGGGGAGGGAACGTTTGGGGATCTGGAACTCTctgcaccagacacacacacacacacacacacacacacacacggttgtaTTCCTCCCTGGCACCAGGGCCAGACGGGGCTCAGGTTTGGCTGTTTCACCgcgagatctgtgtgtgtgttgggggtcttGTACCCCCCAGATGCCCTGTGTTTCTGTGCCTGAATGTGATTACATCAGCACAGTGCTTGCTGATGTAATCACATTCCATTTGGCCCTTAACAACCCAACCCCCCATCTCTGAGCTCCACACCACTGCGTTATGTCAGTCATAACACAAacagcgcgcgcacacacacacccttaaacCAGCAGGAAACGGTAAATGAGTGAATGTGTTTTCATCCCTGTTCTCCCAtattcagcagtgtgtgtgtgtgtgttctgtccttATCATAACGGAGGAGGGTGTTTTTTTCTTATAGTCCTCTATCACGACGGGGACATGATTTATtaacctacccacacacacacatacagagggtGTTTTTTAGTCCTCTGCCCCTAATCCTTATCACGACGGGGACATGATTTattaaccccacacacacacacctctatctgAGGGTAGGGAGTTTTTGTTGGATGGATAACAGGAAGTAGATGTAGTAGTAGGTGTGGTGGCTCCGCCCACAGCACTGGTCAGGGCCTCCTGAACACTCGCACTCCTGAACCCCcacacccgacacacacacaactgactcTCCTctctgtagatagatagataaatagatagatagatagatagatactctattgatccccaaggggaaattcagggtctgtaaacacacccacacacaactaactcctcctctcctctctgtaggGGCAGAAAGGTGTATGATCCTCCTCGCTACATGACTGTCGCCCAGGCTGCAGGCCAGCTGCTCGAGATCATCCAGAACCGCCGCGAACGAGGGGATGATCtcggtaaatacacacacacactctaaaggATCTATGCAACGTGCTAATGTGCAACACATACACTTGCTACACTCACTTCTAGACGATCACCTGTGTGGCATGCTACAcaggctaaacacacacacacacaaaaacatgctacacacagacacactcgcaGATGATCACCTGTGCGGCACgctaatgtctctgtgtgtgtgtgtgtgtgtcagcgctGACGGAGGAGACGGTGTGTGTTGGGCTCTCCCGCGTGGGCTCGGACGATCAGCTGATCCGGGCAGGCTCGCTGCGTGAGCTGGCGTCATGTGACCTGGGCGCTCCACTGCACTCCATGCTCGTCACGGGACACCTGCACCCGCTGGAGGTCGACATGCTCCGCCTCTTCTGCTCAGACACCAATGGGCTGCAGAGCCTGAAGATGACGGACAGCTCCACCTACATATCATAGCCACGCCAGGGGGAGGGGCCGGGAAGAGGAGGATGCTGGGATGGCATTGGGACGTGCCCGCcctgagagaggaaggaggaaccCGCTGCCGGAACGCagagtgtgttgtgaagacgtTTCTGAGATGTTTAGAGAGCGTTCTGTGAGCGGGGTTGCATGGACGTTGAGTGTTGTGAAGACGTTTCTGAGATGTTTAGAGAGTTCTGTGTGAGGGGTTGCATGGACGTTGAGTGTTGTGAAGACGTTTCTGAGATGTTTAGAGAGCGTTCTGTGAGCGGGGTTGCATGGACGTTGAGTGTTGTGAAGACGTTTCTGAGATGTTTAGAGAGCGTTCTATGAGCGGGGTTGCATGGACGTTGAGTGTTGTGAAGACGTTTCTGAGATGTTTAGAGAGCGTTCTGTGAGCGGGGTTGCATGGACGTTGAGTGTTGCGAGCTAACCAGAGTGCTGCAGACCTCCCTGGCTGTTATGAGGTCTCCAGAGGGGTCATTAGCTCCGGGTCGGCCTCATCACGCTCCTCTGGATGGGAagggggtgtgtgcgtgcgagtgagtgcagagtgagtgtgtgtgtgtgggtgtgtcgtCCTGGAAATGCCTTTACTGCGAGACAGGAAACGAGGAGAGTATAGGGACACCACGCCACAGCCCTCAGCTTCTAACCACACAcggaaaaaaaagtcaaaatatACCtgtaggtgcatgtgtgtacacattaAAGTGTCTCaaaccttgtgtgtgtttgtctgtctctttttgtgtgtgtgtgcatgtgtgcgcgcatgAGTGCGGTCATCCAGTCCAACCCCTATCTCTCACATGGGTTTTGTATTGCTGcatatgtgaaagagagaatagagcttgtgtgtgtgacctgtgacagttgaacacatcacacacccacTTCACATCCGGAAAGAGCTGTTGATGAATAGAACACACATCTCAATAAAGGAGGAGACTTAATGGGTAAAGAAATTATGACTTTACTTCATCTCACTgaatcacttctctctctctctcacacacacacacacacacactcacacacactctctctcacactctcacacacacacaggtcaatgAGGCTGGTGTCAAAAGAACATGATGAGACAGGATATTTGAATGTCGAGGTCCAGTGTCCACAGGCTGCGATCTCAGCTGGAGTCGACTGAAAGTcctcaacacaaaacacacacatgcccacgtCATGGGATGGGAGGAAGTGATGTCATCTCACAGGAGGAAACAATGTCATTATACAGATTGTCCATAATGTAATTGGAATCAAGGCACTTAAGAGCCCCAGAGTCAAAGACTGGCTCCTGTCTGCAGAGGagccacactctctctctctctctctctcacacacacacacacacacacacacacacacacacacacacacacacacacacacacacacacacacacacacacacacacacacacacacacacacacacacattccaccctGATGCAACTTAGGGCAGAAAACACACTTCATACTGTcctgcctgacacacacacacacactttgattaCACACAGATCAAATAAACACTCCATTGGTACAACTACAAAATCAGActaaaaataagaaaaacagGAGGAAATCCCACTGTCaagtgggggggttgggggtggatgAGACCGAGAGGTCCATTCGGCGTTGGCAGGGGGCACAGGGCCGTGGTCCTGGGGGGGCCACAAGAGAAAGGCCAgattgggggggaggggggttgagtGCGCCCCTgtcccacaccccccccccccccccacagagCAGCGGGGCTTTGGTCCCTTCACTCCCAGCAGggagcgaacacacacacacacacacgcgacctTCATGTTTCCTCTACATGGCTGCGACGTCAATCTGAACGTAGAGCTGTCTCACGCCAGCCTGCagagcgcaaacacacacacaaacacaggaaatTAATACTGGCACTCTAATACAAGCACCATTGCCACACTTGAATATCGTAAGAATTGCTGTGGAAGTGGAAGGTCTTACAAGATGCActtggtgtatgtgtgcatctgaaTATTTTCACCTTGATTCAAATGGGTTTcactgtgtgagagtgagtgtgtgtaccctATGTGaagacacctgtgtgtgtgtgtgtgtgtgtgtgtgtgtgtgtgtgtgagagagagagagagagacctgtgtGAAGATGTTGTGTGTCTGGCTCAGGATCCATCTTGCGTCGGCGTCGGGTGCCACTAGCAACTTGAGGGTTCCGATGTAGACGTCCGTACACAGCGTCCAGAAATGGGGCTCCTGCAGATTATACACACCCTGCAGCTgctgcacctacacacacacacacacacacacagttgttaaGAGCTGTGCAGACATTAGTGTTCTCTTCATGAGATGGAGGTCAGAGCTCAGACACAGAATGTTAAATgtgcaaatacacagacacacatacacatgaccaCCCCTCCAGAACATagcaggtgtgtgcgtgtgtctcacaTGACCACCCCTCCAGAACATagcaggtgtgtgcgtgtgtctcaccTGCTGGTAGCACTCTGGCGGTACCTGGTCCagggagggtggtgtgtgtgtgtgtgtgtgtgtatcgtctTACCTGTTGGCAGCACTCTGGCAGTACATGGTCCAGGGAGGgtggtggtgaagtgtgtgtgtgtgtgtgtgtgtcttacccgcTGGTAGCACTCTGGCAGCACGTGGTCCAGGGAGGGGGGGGTGCGCTGCATGAGAATCCCGATGCAGTCCCTCAGCAGAGGCACCACACTGGAGAGGGGGTTAATGAAGTGTTTTATCACTAGTCATGTCAATACAGACCATCTGAATCTGAAATCACAGCACACGGGAGGGTATAAACATACAGagagaatgtttgtgtttgtgtttgtgtgtgtgtgtgtgtgtatgtgtgtgtgtgtgtgtgagagagagagagagaaatgctcaggctgtgtgtgtgtgtgtctctctcaaaGGCAGCGACAGGGTTAGCTTGTAGCATGGCTAGCTGGTGAGGTCATAAATGAATGGACAGAGCAGCAACCACACTgaccagagagaggggggggggactgtGGAAACAGAGagcgatagagggagagagagaccaagggACAGAGAATACAGATAGAGGAGTGAaatggagagcgagagagagaactgaggaaagagagcgagggatAGAGACTGCAGATGGAAGAATGAATGCATAATGCAGATCATAAAACCAAGAATCCAGAACAGAATCTGCTCATGCAGGATTCAGCACTGCTTATCTGGAGCATCCGGACACATCAAGCACAGGAACACACGCAGCATGCTTTCtcacagagtgagtgtgtgtgtgtgtgtgtgtgtgtgtgtgtgtgtgtgtgtgtgtgtgtgtgtgtgtgtgtgtgtgtgtgtgagagagtgagtgagagagagcgagcatgtGTCCAAACCACTTTACAGAAATCTATACAATTCCTAACAGCTCAGCACTTCATGTCTGTAAATTCTCTCGTGGTaaggggtagtgtgtgtgtgtgtgttttaatgggaGTAATACGATTCCACAGAATCCTGCCTGTACAAGGGTTTTCTTAAAAGCCTACATTATCTATAATTGttaaaatatgtttgtgtgtgtgtctctgtgttaatATGAGAGTGAGTTTGTCTATGCCTGTATTTGtactttgtgtgtatatgtatgtatgtgtgtgtgtgtgtgtgtgtgatgctggcaGTGCCCTCTCCCTGCAAGCAGACAGAGTGGCATGCGGAAGTGTGACTTCATGCCATTGTTCCTCAACTTCCTGTGGGAAAGGGGAGGGTCTTCATCTTTCTTTAGTcaccccaaacaaacacacacacaccaaaatactGTGTCTCACCACTGACTCAACATACTGAACCAGTCCTACTTCCGTAGGTCAAGgttggggacatttcagtcacACACCAATGGCACCACTTGGCGGTATGGGCTGTGCTTGGGGACTGCCCTGAGAAAAAGTGACTTGGCACACAGAGTAAAGGGTGACTAAGCAGACTGAGTAAAGAGGAGTAAAGAGTGACTCAGCAGACTGATACACACTAGAGCTTTTATTCACTCTTTACTCAAAGTGGGGTCTGGGGATTCCTGGGAGTCCGCTGCCCAAAGCCAGGGGGTCCGCAAAATAATTTGCAGTGTATATCAAAAAGTTGAAATTCATCATTTTAGAAATGTCCCCACATGACAACCCTCTTTACCAATAAAACAAGTTAATTGTGTCTATTTGCTCCCACCCACATGAACATTGAACTTGAATCACTTCACTCGGGTCAACTTACCTGTTAGCCTCACTGTTTGCCTGCTAGTCACAACTGGTCCCGAGCTAACCTTACTGTTAGCCTTCTAGTCAAAGCTGGTCCTGAGCTAACCTTACTGTTAGCCTGCTAGTAACAGCTGGTCCTAAGCTAACCTTACTGTTAGCCTGCTAGTCACAGATGGTCTTGAGCTAAACTTACTGTTAGCCTGCTAGTCACAGCTGACATTGGGCTAACCTTACTATTAGCCTGCTAGTCACAGCTAGTGAGCTAACCTTACTGTTAGCCTGCTAGTCACAgctgacattgggcaaacatTACTGTTAGCCTGCTAGTCACAGCTAGTGAGCTAACCTGCTAGTAACAGCTGGTCCTAAGCTAACCTTACTGTTACCCTGCTAGTCACAGCTAGTGAGCTAACCTGCTAGTAACAGCTGGTCCTAAGCTAACCTTACTGTTAGCTTGCTAGTCACAGCTGACATTGGGCTAACCTTACTGTTAGCCTGCAAGTCACAGCTAGTGAGCTAACCTGCTAGTAACAGCTGGTCCTAAGCTAACCTTACTGTTACCCTGCTAGTCACAGCTGACGCTGGGCTAACCTTACTGTTAGCCTGCTAGTCACAGCTGACGCTGGGCTAACCAAAATGTGAATCAGTCCACATTTCCATcagcaaattaaaatgttcagtCTGTTAATCAAGGGAGTAATCAACAATTGTAAGGTTGTTGGGATAACCTTAACAGATACAGTTGATATAATTGCTACAAACATGAATGTATGTAAATACATCCATGCAGGAAGTCACTTAATGCAATGTAAAGTTAATGTAAGAGTATTTCTTTTTCTGTAGAAGAGATCTTTACAGCAGGGGGGGGGATGTTAATGCATGAGGTTTGGCTCCTACCATCAGACTGCAGCTCAATCACAGCTGACCCACTGGTCTCCCTCACtcagcgcgcgcacacacacgcacacgcacacgcacacgcacacgcacacacacacacacacacacacacacaccatctcatgCATGGACGAAATGCCAGAGCACTGACCGTAGCATTGGACAAGCagagacaaacagaaacacacacacaggaaaataaaaacattctcATACGGCCCAGAACCTGATAACCCACCATTAACCCAACCGCTGGCCTACTGCAATGCAGCAAGCTCTACGGGAAAACTACCCGATCAgatgccagacacacacacactacacaaagagacacacacatacatttacgtCGATAGAAACACAGAACCTGATAAGAGAAAGACCGAAGGACCGAGTGACCCCAGACTGAGTTGGTTCTATTTTACAGGTTCTATGATGTTCCAAACAGTTTGCAGGTGTTCTGCAGTTTATGAGGCGTCTTGGCCCCACAGGGCATCTACACCAAGCAACCGTGCTGACCACCACTTCTAACCACCTCAAGCACAAACGTCCTCCAGCACTGGCCACTATGtactgcgacacacacacacacacacacacacacacacacacacacacacacacacacacacacacacacacacacacacacacacacacagttctatcCACTGTGAGCTGCATGCCACGTCTGCTAATGACAGACTGCAAGGACCGCTCTCTCAGCCACAACCATCTCACACATCACAtgggacacacactcacgtcaTTCCCCTACAGGaggtagtctctctctctctctctctctctctctctctcactcactcacacacacacacacacacacacacacacacacacacacacctaacacaacTCTGACAAGCAGAACCATCAtcttcttctcccctctcctcatcacTCCAGACCTCTGACCAGTCTACATCATACTGGTGCAATAAAACCACCATCCAACTTCTCCAccagtttctctctccctccctcacacacacacacacgcacacacgcacacacacgcgagcCCCTGGCCAGAACAAACAGGCCTGCGTTCGCTCCAAAACCACAGCGAGTCCGTTGTCCAGTCCAAACCAGCCTGACCACATCGCTTCTACAGCACCAATTATGGACATGATCTCAGAGCACATGGATGTGCCAGTGCGGCCAATCAGAGCACATGGATATGCCAGTGCGGCCAATCAGGCCCAGCAACAGAACAACCAGTTAGAACTGGCCAAAGAGCAGCCAATCAGATCCAATCACAGAGCAACCAGTAACTGGCCACAGGACCAGTGCTGAGTGCTAAACTAGAATACTACAGGACAGTGCTGCATGCTAAACTAGAATACTACAGGACAGTGCTGCATGCTAAACTAGAATACTACAGGAGGACAGTGCTGCATGCTAAACTAGAATACTACAGGCCCAGTGCTGAGTGCTAAACTAGAATACTACAGGAGGACAGTGCTGCATGCTAAACTAGAATACTACAGGACAGTGCTGAGTGCTAAACTAGAATACTACAGGACAGTGCTGCATGCTAAACTAGAGTACTACAGGACAGTGGCTGGGTGCTAAACTAGAATACTACAGGACTCTAGGCTACTACTGAATGCTAATATAATACCTTTGATCTGGTCATTGTGTGTAAAATATAATATCTGTGATCTGGTCATTTCTTTGGCCTAACTAGACACCCATTCAAACAGTGTACTGGGGGCGGCATTGGAAACAGTAAACTGAAGGGCATTAGAAAAAGTGAACTGAAGGGCAATAGAAAGAAATGacagaagaaaaagaggaaagggaAGAAAAGAACAGAACAAGGAGGAAGGAAAGAGCTTAAGCTGAAATCTTAGAGACACAAAAAAGCCTTTGGGATGAAAGGGGGTGCATGTTAAAAGATGCCTTTGTTCACACATATTTTAAAGGAGTAGTCACTGATCGCCACCACATTCCACAGgagatggagggggggagagaaaggggtagagagagagagggagagagagagtgaatgaaggGGGTGATGAAAAGAGGGGTGAATGCatacagagtttttttttcagtactgACTCATTAGAACAGTAGAACAGGGAGGCCCTCTTCACTgtagatgacacacacacacacacacacacagaaagacacgcagccacagagaaacaaacagcaacagataaacacacacacacacacacacaaaagtcttCAGTCCAGATGACAGCTTCATTCTGAACCAACTTGACAACAGCAGCTAACGGGGCATCAATTTCACCCAGTCTGCTACTGATCTCACAGGCAGTGCAGGCAGCGCAGGGGACGCCTATGAGAGGGGATCTAGAGGGGCTGATCATGTTTGCTCAACAGTAACACAGGGGTCACTATAGGTCTGATAATAAACCAGGCTGCAACAGGCAGGATAAAGAGTGAgaatgagtgtctgtgtgtgtaagtaagtaagtaagtaagtaagtaagtaagtgtgtgtgtgtgtgtgtgtgagtgtgtgtgtgtgtagcattgcGCCCACGCAGACACACCCACTGGCATCACACAGCTGCAGCACACGCCACATGAGAGGCACAGCCGCTCGGCATGCTGGGAAGGGCTGCCAGCTCCACCCTCTACGGGCCTGTaattgggctgtgtgtgtgtttgtgtgtttgtgtgtgtgtgtgtgtgtgtgtgtgtgtgtgtgtgtgtgtgtgtgtgtgtgtgtgtgtgtagaagcttGAAGTGGCCAAAAGGATGGAAAGAGGGTGGACAGAGGACGACCGGGTGTGAGGAGGGAGGGTTTGGGgaaagttggtgtgtgtgtgagtgagtgtgagtgtgagtgtgagtgtgtgtgtgtgtgcgctgtgtgtgtgtgtcttgtggctGCAGGGAGGAGTATTCAGTCTGTGATTATCCCCTCTTATGCCTCTTCTGTCAGACAGCTAACAGGTGGGGACCATGAgaactgtgcctgtgtgtgtgtaagtaggagtaagtgtgtgtgagcatgtgagggagcatgtttgtgtgtgtgtgtaagtgtgtgtgagcatgtgagggagcatgtttgtgtgtgtgggtgtgtgtgtgtgtgtgtgtgtatgagagagagacactgtgtgtgagcatgtgagggagcatgttttgtgtgtgtgtgtgtgtgtgtgtgtgtgtgtgtgtgtgtgtgtgtgtgtgtgtgtgtgtgtgtttatgtgtgagagagagacactgtgtgtgtaagtgtgtgcataacggcttctacacacagttgcgttcagtcaacgcatgccagtgcagtgggtgttcccgacggtagctatgcaaatgacttgaagtataaccgtaatttgattggttggtgccgtccgttgattggcttgattggccagtgccgtctgtcggtgcagcaacagctgaacttctcaacgcgagcgacaggagaaacgcgacgcaacggacccacaattcagttgggcaacggatgacgtgagcccatgtaaagtgaatgggatgcgtctccagcaacgcaacacacgcaactgtgtgtaggagccgtaagTGTATGcattcgagtgtgtgtgtgtgtgtgtgtctcacctgacTCCGATGAGTATGGAGATGAGCATGGAGCAGATGGGATCTGCGATCATCAGGTCGTACTTTTGCATTAGGAGCGCCGAGATGATCACTCCAATACTTCCCAGAGTGTCCGCCACAATATGTAAAAAGACTcctacatagagagagagagagagagacagagagagaaagagagagagagagagagagagatcaaataAAAAGTAACATGTTGGCTATATTAGTGTGCTTTCAGCTgttgaacacacgcacacacacacacacacaccccaacccaTCACCATGGCAGTGTGGGTGTGAACACAGTCTTTGGGTttgctgctgtgtgtgagagagaatagcTACTGTAATGACAGCACTCTATTCCCCAAGGAGCAACCACTAGTGCAAaacacaccctccctccctccctcacacacacacactctgttggtTGTGCTGCTAACTCCCAAACATGAAATTGGGGCAGCCAGTTCAGAATCAGAACATCACAAACAAACT from Alosa alosa isolate M-15738 ecotype Scorff River chromosome 9, AALO_Geno_1.1, whole genome shotgun sequence includes:
- the dph5 gene encoding diphthine methyl ester synthase; its protein translation is MATLISSDDVPGGRKQLIGPHQNHICATTHSDLVLRAVEAGIAYRVIHNASIMNAVGCCGLQLYNFGETVSIVFWTDTWRPESFYDKIKRNRDAGMHTLCLLDIKVKEQSMENLMRGRKVYDPPRYMTVAQAAGQLLEIIQNRRERGDDLALTEETVCVGLSRVGSDDQLIRAGSLRELASCDLGAPLHSMLVTGHLHPLEVDMLRLFCSDTNGLQSLKMTDSSTYIS